The following is a genomic window from Variovorax paradoxus.
TTGCGCATTGGCGAATTGGTCAACGCGACGCTCGGCCAGATCGACACGAATGTCCACGGCGATCACTGGCTACGCCTGATGGGCAAAGGCAGCAAGCCGGGCAAGGTTGCGCTGCCGCCACTGGCCCGAGCTGCGCTGGATCGCTATTTGATGCAGCGACAGCTACCCATCACGCCGGCGCGATGGAATCCGAAGACGCCGCTCGTCGGCAGTCTGGACCTGGACAGTGCCGATGGCATCACCGCGACGCGCCTGTGGAGCATCATGCGGCGCTTTTTCCTGCAGGTGGCCGAGGTCATTGGGGCGGAAAGCCCAGCCCTCGCCGAAAAGCTGCGCCGTGCCAGTCCCCACTGGATGCGCCACACCCATGCCACACACGCGCTGGCGCGAGGTGCGGAACTCACGACCGTGCGCGACAACTTGCGCCACGCTTCGATCACGACCACCTCAATCTACCTGCACGGCGATGAGGTCAAGCGGGCTCTCCAGATGAATGCGGCGTTCGCGGCACGAGAGGATTGATCTGCTCGCAGCAGCGATCCTGAGCAGCCTGAGTTGCTCGGAAATGTTTATGAATGGGGGAGGGTGGCAGCTTTTCGCAAGGCACGCAACTCCAGACGGGCGGACTCGCGGATGTCTTCCCGATCAAGCTCGACCGCCTTCTCGTCGAAGCAGGCGTTGAAGTGGCTTTCCAGCCAGACATCACGGGTTTCAAAGCACTCGACGGCATAGTCGAGCCAGCTGTTGTAGCCATTCGGTGGTGGCAACGGTTTCTGGATGGTGAAGAGGAATCTCCTTGGTGATGTGATGTGATACGTCGGCCGGGCCGGGCCGGCCCGGCCCGTACGTTATTCCACAAAATCCACGAAATCAATCCCGAGGCGGCGCACGCTGGTGTTACGTTCGCATGGGGGAGCAGCCCCGCACCGGCCCGAGCTACTTCGGGTTAGCGATCTTGCGCGTTGAATGGACGGCCAGAACCGTGCACACCATCCGATGGCCTGCCAAGCGGGCAGACATCATGGTCAGCAGGTACTGAAGGAGAAATACACCGCAGACCTTCTGGATATCGTTGCGCGGGAAATCCAAGTACCACAACACAGACGCTGCGAGCACCAAAAGGATCAACGAGAGCGAGGCCATGTCGCGATACAGCAGAAACGCCTTATGTGAATCCACGACGGAAACCTCGTGCTTGACCTTCAGGTAGAGGCCATACCATTTGCTGTTTTGCTCTTTCGGGTCGGCCGGGAAGGCACCCACATTTTTCAACAGCTTGGCTTCGTCTATGCGTTCGTCCTTTTTGACAAACGTGGTGAATGCTCTTGAACCTGGCAAGGGATCGCTCCATTTCCAGTACACCAATCTCGCCTTCATGAGCTGAGAAATCGTGTTCGTCAGCAAGAGCGGCACAACCGGCAGCAGGATGCTGCTGATGCTTCGCGCGAGCGCGATGTTGCTTACCGTCGCGTCCCTTACGATGTCAGGGAAGATGACAACGGCGAGCACAACAACGTCGAACGTGACCAGGGTGCAAAGCCAAACAAAGTTCGCTTGTTTGAGGGATTTGCCGCTCCCTTTGTCTTCGGCCATCAGTCTTCCTGCTCGTACGGATAGGTTTCCTGCGGAACGGCCGACCAGCCCTCGCGCGAAATTCCTCGCCCGAAGCACAGATCGCGACCCTCGGTCGCCGCAAAATGAGCGCCGCGGTGCAGCATTGCGCGCTTCACGGACAGTCGAGGGTGGTCTGCATCTTCCTTTGCGGAACTGCAAATGGCAGTCCACGCGGTTTCCTCTGGGAGTGCAGAGAGTCGTGGCCCGTGCAACTGGTCGAGAACTTCCGTAGAAACGTTGTGTCGCCCTCCGTGGTGTGGCACCTGAAAGAGAGTGATGCCCGGCAGCGTCAGGCCGACCGCAGGCGCATAGTCGATGGCTTCTTGCAAACCGTCCCGGCCGGTGTCGCCGGTGAGCAGCACCTTCGTGTTGTTCAGGAACGCGTACTGCACCACGCTCATCTCGTTCTCTGCGCTCGTGCCCTCGGAAGGGAAGTATTCTTCACCCCATGCAGCAGCCTTAAGCTTCGCCGCCGCTGCCTTCACGACATTCCACATGTTTGCCAAAGCACTGTCCATCGTGGACTCGTTCGCCGTTTCGGGTGTCTTATTGGAATCGACAACGCACTTGAGCCAGCGGTCAAAAGTCGGTGCCATCACGTTAAATGGGCCAATCATCTGGCCTTGAAACGGTTCGGCGATCGAGATTCCCTTTTCCAGGGCGATCGTCTCGAGCTCAACAGGAGCCGCGTACACCGAGCGAAGCTTCGAACGCAACCGGTCTGCCGAGGAGTAGGTTGGGAAAGAGGGCAGGAGTTGCTCGGCGTAGTTCCACGGACGATGCATCCAAAGCCTACGAACAGTGCAGTCCTCGAGAACCTTACGCAGGCCGTTTGCATGATCTCGGTCGGGGTGAGTCAACACGACGTTGTCGATGACTGTCGAACCATAGTGCTTTCTGATGTGTTCGACGATCTTCTCGCCAGTCGCGATGTAGCCGCCATCGACGACGTGAATCGCCTGCGGCCCACCGCCGATCGAATAGCGCAAAGCGATGGCGTCACCGCTGGACTTCGTTTCGACTCCCAAAAAGTCGACCTCGAAAAAATCTGCCATGTATCTGTCTCCTCGTTGTAGTTTTCGTTGACTGAGGGCACCTCCCCGCAGCGCGACATCATTGAGCCACAAAATCCGCTGCTTCGACATGATGTGATTGGTCCCAATGTGATTGCACTCACATCCGGTTGCATAGCTTTTAGGAAGAGGGCGTGTGTTCCGTTTTGGCAGAGTTGGCTGCACGAGGATTGGTACCTCAATGCGCGTTACTCGGGATCTCTTCGATAAAGGGGAGTGTTTTAAAGCTTCCCCTGTGGCTACTGACCCACGGAGGAGGCGGTCAACCTCAACCAGTGATCCAATCACTGAAAACCTCGGATCGATGAAAAAGACACACACCATCCGCTCGATCGCTGAACTTGCCAATGTGCCTGAAGGCGATTTGCCGGCCTGCCTGGCAGCATTGCACCGGGGAATTGTCGAAGCCAAGCGGCAGCATGCGGCCGCACTACGCGAAGGATTGGTCCCTGCGGATGCTGCTTTCGAGTTCCAAACGTTCGTCTGGAAGCCGACTGGGTCGCGCGAGCCTTTCTCCGCGCTTTCTGCGACGCTCGGGCCGGAAACGCCGATCAGCGAGTTGCCCGTGCGCCCGAGGGTCCGCTTCGTGCTGCACCAGAAGAACGTCTTCTGCCTCGAAGACCTTTCGGCAACGAGCGAGAACGAGCTTCTTCGAGGCGAAGGCTTGGGCGTAAAGACGGTTGGCCGCTTGAGGGAGCTGTTGCAGGCCATCGGACTGGACTTCTTGCCGAATCCCGACCCACGCGGGCGCGCGTTCGACGAAAGTAGTGCGCTACGGGCGCTTCCAGGCGAAATCCTCGCCGCGACCTTGCGAGGTCTGCCTGACGGCGCCCCGGTCTCCCTGCTCGGATTGCGCGGTCCCACGCTGGGGCGAGCGCACCGCACCGGCTACAAGACAGTTGGCGAACTGCGTGCGACGCCAGCGAGAGACCTGGCGATGCGCTTCGGGCGCTCTGAGCGGCAGGAGATCTACAAGAGGCTCGTTGAAACCGGCCGCACCTTCCAAAACAATCACACGGTATCTGAGCTTTGGCGCATCGGCTTCATCGATCGCGATGACATTCCATTTCCGAAGGACGCTGAGACGCTTCTCGTGGACCTGCAGCCTTGGTTAGGCAGCGCATTCAAGCCGCTGAAGAGGCGCGGCGTGGCAACGCTGGGTGAATTGCGTGCTGCGGCCGCCCGCAACGAACTTGCGGACATCAGTGGAATCGGTGATCGAACGGCCGAGAAGCTCACGGCACTGTTGCTAGAGAACGCTTAGAAGCACAAGCACGTGCACAAGCGTCGGGAGGAAAGAGCCAGCCAGCACAATACGGGCTTTTCGCCGCCCGGGCCCTTGCGGCGGGGCACTCTGCGCCCTGAGGGCGGCCGATCTCCTGAGCCTCCTTTCTTCGCGCAATGCGCCAAGCGGCCAGCGCTATAGTGACCAACAAGACTGCTCAGACCCAGCGAGGCATTCGCGCCCTCCTGCTCGCCCGAATCCAGTTCGGCTTCACGATCTCGTTCCACATCCTGTTTCCGGCACTCACCATCGGCCTGGCGAGCTACCTGGCCGTGCTGGAGGGCCTGTGGCTGCGCACCGGGCGCAAGGTGTACCTGGACCTGTACCAGTTCTGGATCAAGGTGTTTGCCGTGGCCTTCGGCATGGGCGTGGTCTCCGGCCTGGTCATGGCCTACCAGTTCGGCACCAACTGGAGCAACTTCTCGCGCTTTGCCGGCGGCGTGACCGGCCCGCTGCTGGCCTACGAGGTGCTGACCGCCTTCTTCCTGGAAGCCGGGTTCCTCGGCGTGATGCTCTTCGGGCGCGAACGCGTGGGCCCCGCGCTGCACTTCGTCTCCACCCTGGCCGTGGCCGTCGGCACCCTGATCTCCGCCACCTGGATCCTGGCCTCCAACAGCTGGATGCAAACGCCCCAGGGCCACGAGATCATCGACGGGCGCGTGGTGCCCGTCGACTGGCTCCGGGTGATCTTCAACCCCTCGTTCCCCTACCGGCTCGCCCACACCGTGACGGCCGCCTACCTGGCCACCGCGCTGATGGTGGGCGGCGCGGGCGCCTGGCACCTGCTGCGCGGCCACGACAACACGCGCGTGCGCACCATGCTCTCGATGGCCCTGTGGATGCTGCTGGCGGCCGCGCCGCTGCAGGCGGTCATCGGCGACCAGCACGGGCTGAACACGCTCGAACACCAGCCGGCCAAGCTCGCGGCCATCGAAGGCCACTGGGAGCGCACGCCCGAGGGCGAAGGCGTGCCGCTCATTCTTTTCGGGTGGCCCGACATGCAGGCCGAAGTCACCCGCTACGCGCTGGAGATCCCCCGCGCCGGCAGCCTGCTGCTGGCCCACAGCTGGGATGGGCAGATCCCGGCGCTGAAGGACTTCGCGCCCGAAGACCGGCCCAACTCGGCCATCGTGTTCTGGACCTTCCGCGCCATGGTCGGCCTGGGCGTGCTGATGATCGCGCTGGCCTTGTGGGGGCTGTGGCTGCGGCGCGGGCAGCGGCTCTATGCCAGCAAGAACTTCCTGCGCCTTGCGGTGGCGATGTCTCCGGCCGGGCTGGTGGCCATCCTGGCCGGCTGGTACACCACCGAGATCGGCCGCCAGCCGTGGATCGTCTACGGCCTCATGCGCACGGCCGATGCGGTGTCGCCGCAGCATTCGGCGGCGCAGGTGGGCTTCACGCTGGCGCTGTTCGTGGCGGTGTACCTGGTGGTGTTCGGCGCGGGCACGGCCTACGGGCTGCGGCTCATTGTCAAGGGGCCGGCGGGCGACGAGGCCGAACGTCCCGCCTGGGGCGGGCCGGGCGAGACGCGAACGCCGATGCGCCCGCTCTCGGCCGCGCCCGAAGACGACCAGGCGGAGACCGACAGCAGGGCCGATTCAGCGAGCAAGGAGGGCGAGCGCGATGGGCATTGATCTTCCCCTGATCTGGGCCGTGATCATCCTGTTCGGCATCATGATGTACGTGGTGATGGACGGCTTCGACCTGGGCATCGGCATCCTGTTTCCGTTCGTGCCGGCCAAGGAAGACCGCGACGTGCTGATGAACACGGTGGCACCGGTGTGGGACGGCAACGAGACCTGGCTGGTGCTGGGCGGCGCGGGGCTGCTGGCGGCGTTTCCGCTGGCGTATGCGGTGATCCTCAGCGCGTTCTACCTGCCGCTCATCCTGATGCTGGTGGGGCTGGTGTTCCGCGGGGTGGCGTTCGAGTTCCGCTTCAAGGCGCGCGCGGGCAAGCGCCGCTGGTGGGACCATGCCTTCATCGGCGGCTCGGTCACGGCGGCCTTCTTCCAGGGGGTGACGC
Proteins encoded in this region:
- a CDS encoding cytochrome ubiquinol oxidase subunit I — protein: MTNKTAQTQRGIRALLLARIQFGFTISFHILFPALTIGLASYLAVLEGLWLRTGRKVYLDLYQFWIKVFAVAFGMGVVSGLVMAYQFGTNWSNFSRFAGGVTGPLLAYEVLTAFFLEAGFLGVMLFGRERVGPALHFVSTLAVAVGTLISATWILASNSWMQTPQGHEIIDGRVVPVDWLRVIFNPSFPYRLAHTVTAAYLATALMVGGAGAWHLLRGHDNTRVRTMLSMALWMLLAAAPLQAVIGDQHGLNTLEHQPAKLAAIEGHWERTPEGEGVPLILFGWPDMQAEVTRYALEIPRAGSLLLAHSWDGQIPALKDFAPEDRPNSAIVFWTFRAMVGLGVLMIALALWGLWLRRGQRLYASKNFLRLAVAMSPAGLVAILAGWYTTEIGRQPWIVYGLMRTADAVSPQHSAAQVGFTLALFVAVYLVVFGAGTAYGLRLIVKGPAGDEAERPAWGGPGETRTPMRPLSAAPEDDQAETDSRADSASKEGERDGH
- a CDS encoding competence protein ComEC, coding for MADFFEVDFLGVETKSSGDAIALRYSIGGGPQAIHVVDGGYIATGEKIVEHIRKHYGSTVIDNVVLTHPDRDHANGLRKVLEDCTVRRLWMHRPWNYAEQLLPSFPTYSSADRLRSKLRSVYAAPVELETIALEKGISIAEPFQGQMIGPFNVMAPTFDRWLKCVVDSNKTPETANESTMDSALANMWNVVKAAAAKLKAAAWGEEYFPSEGTSAENEMSVVQYAFLNNTKVLLTGDTGRDGLQEAIDYAPAVGLTLPGITLFQVPHHGGRHNVSTEVLDQLHGPRLSALPEETAWTAICSSAKEDADHPRLSVKRAMLHRGAHFAATEGRDLCFGRGISREGWSAVPQETYPYEQED
- a CDS encoding helix-hairpin-helix domain-containing protein; this encodes MKKTHTIRSIAELANVPEGDLPACLAALHRGIVEAKRQHAAALREGLVPADAAFEFQTFVWKPTGSREPFSALSATLGPETPISELPVRPRVRFVLHQKNVFCLEDLSATSENELLRGEGLGVKTVGRLRELLQAIGLDFLPNPDPRGRAFDESSALRALPGEILAATLRGLPDGAPVSLLGLRGPTLGRAHRTGYKTVGELRATPARDLAMRFGRSERQEIYKRLVETGRTFQNNHTVSELWRIGFIDRDDIPFPKDAETLLVDLQPWLGSAFKPLKRRGVATLGELRAAAARNELADISGIGDRTAEKLTALLLENA